From a single Bryobacter aggregatus MPL3 genomic region:
- a CDS encoding CPBP family intramembrane glutamic endopeptidase has translation MLYDHPQQPALPEGWFIRSLLAVAAIMRSFGALLSMGTSTILLTFAFEPLLPYLPMPRRLGENMVQGIPGLIMALLVSWLLLHYAHKLRLSDLGLSLDLANLRELAIWTLGGAFVLSLTVLPLLWSGAGQFTPSEAKIAGPGSLTIFLILLLISAMEEELIMRGYPFQTLVEPLHLLGALILTSGAFAALHWANPGANEFTIANTFLAGCALGLLLVIRRSMWAAIGAHFGWNLATILFGLNLSGLAMPIVPFTLNWTIDPIWTGGRYGPEGGLLCTIILSLLILIEVLIYHRQLLDTPSILADESE, from the coding sequence GTGCTCTATGACCATCCGCAACAACCGGCCCTCCCCGAGGGTTGGTTTATTCGTAGTCTTCTGGCCGTAGCAGCAATCATGCGGAGCTTTGGCGCCCTGCTGTCCATGGGCACCAGCACCATCCTTCTCACCTTCGCCTTCGAGCCGCTTCTACCTTATCTTCCGATGCCCCGCCGCTTGGGCGAAAACATGGTGCAAGGCATCCCGGGCCTGATCATGGCCTTGCTGGTTTCCTGGCTCCTCTTGCATTACGCGCACAAGTTGCGTCTTTCGGATCTCGGTCTCTCGCTCGATCTAGCCAACTTGCGCGAACTGGCGATCTGGACTTTGGGAGGCGCGTTTGTACTTTCACTGACCGTGCTTCCACTGCTCTGGAGCGGCGCCGGACAATTCACTCCCAGTGAAGCAAAGATTGCTGGTCCTGGCTCACTGACCATATTCCTCATCCTGCTCTTGATCTCCGCCATGGAAGAAGAACTCATCATGCGTGGGTATCCCTTCCAGACGCTTGTCGAGCCGCTCCACCTTCTCGGTGCGCTGATCCTTACCAGTGGCGCCTTTGCCGCACTCCACTGGGCCAATCCGGGCGCGAATGAATTCACCATCGCCAATACCTTTCTGGCCGGTTGCGCACTGGGTTTGCTGCTCGTCATCCGGCGCAGCATGTGGGCAGCCATTGGCGCCCATTTCGGCTGGAATCTCGCGACCATCCTCTTTGGCCTCAATCTCAGCGGACTCGCGATGCCCATCGTCCCCTTCACCCTGAACTGGACCATCGACCCCATCTGGACCGGCGGTCGTTATGGGCCGGAAGGCGGCCTGCTCTGCACGATCATCCTGAGCCTGTTGATTCTGATTGAAGTCTTGATCTACCATCGCCAACTTCTCGACACCCCAAGCATCCTGGCGGACGAGTCCGAATGA
- a CDS encoding CPBP family intramembrane glutamic endopeptidase, whose amino-acid sequence MNIAWILLPAILLEALFYFLPSSTGFRSRFGKLSPYLQAPLIWLSGFAPVFLLNQLQGSHPEEFTLFAGALGITCVWFLILPKRPAADILLLVLLSSFILLPWFKPLFPSPAGTAKLDSLNKLLWVRVGIWVFLFPRRFSVPGIGFLPNRQEWFVGTRYFVYFLAIILPVGLYFHIFRVQFPKVDLWAIPFLTLGTFLGMMLFVTWGEEFLVRGVLQSVLIKELGRWPGILIASLCFGLVHLSFRNYPNWRFAAFSALAAVFYGLAFERGHSLRAAMVTHSLVNTVWTIVFSRSL is encoded by the coding sequence ATGAATATTGCCTGGATCCTGCTTCCCGCAATCTTGTTGGAAGCACTCTTTTACTTTCTTCCCAGTTCCACCGGTTTCCGGTCTCGCTTTGGGAAGCTTTCGCCTTATCTCCAGGCGCCACTGATCTGGCTCAGCGGCTTTGCGCCTGTATTTCTGCTGAATCAGTTACAGGGTTCGCACCCTGAGGAATTCACGTTGTTTGCGGGCGCACTCGGCATCACCTGTGTCTGGTTTCTCATTCTCCCCAAGCGGCCCGCCGCAGACATTCTCCTGCTGGTCTTGCTCAGTTCGTTCATCCTCTTGCCTTGGTTCAAGCCGCTGTTCCCTTCCCCCGCCGGAACTGCAAAACTCGACTCGCTGAACAAGCTGCTGTGGGTGCGCGTGGGCATCTGGGTGTTTCTCTTTCCCCGCCGCTTCTCCGTACCTGGCATCGGCTTTCTGCCCAACCGGCAGGAATGGTTTGTGGGGACCCGCTACTTCGTCTACTTCCTGGCAATCATCTTGCCGGTCGGACTCTACTTCCATATCTTTCGCGTCCAGTTCCCGAAAGTGGATCTCTGGGCAATCCCCTTTCTGACTCTCGGGACCTTCCTCGGTATGATGCTATTCGTCACCTGGGGAGAGGAATTTCTTGTGCGCGGCGTGCTACAAAGCGTCCTCATTAAAGAACTCGGCCGCTGGCCCGGCATCCTGATTGCCAGTCTTTGCTTTGGCCTCGTCCACCTCTCGTTTCGCAACTACCCGAACTGGCGCTTCGCGGCCTTCTCGGCACTAGCTGCGGTCTTTTATGGACTCGCCTTTGAGCGCGGCCATTCGCTCCGGGCAGCGATGGTGACGCACTCGCTGGTGAACACAGTCTGGACGATCGTCTTCTCCCGCTCGCTCTAG